One Vicugna pacos chromosome 12, VicPac4, whole genome shotgun sequence genomic window carries:
- the NFYB gene encoding nuclear transcription factor Y subunit beta → MTMDGDSSTTDASQLGISADYIGGSHYVIQPHDDTEDSMNDHEDTNGSKESFREQDIYLPIANVARIMKNAIPQTGKIAKDAKECVQECVSEFISFITSEASERCHQEKRKTINGEDILFAMSTLGFDSYVEPLKLYLQKFREAMKGEKGIGGAVTATDGLSEELTEEAFTNQLPAGLITADGQQQNVMVYTTSYQQISGVQQIQFS, encoded by the exons ATGGATGGTGACAGCTCTACAACAGATGCTTCTCAACTAGGAATTTCTGCAGACTATATTGGAGGAAGTCATTATGTTATACAGCCTCATGATG atactGAGGACAGCATGAATGATCATGAAGACACAAACGGTTCAAAAGAAAGTTTTAGAGAACAAGATATATATCTTCCAATTGCAAATGTTGCAAGGATAATGAAAAATGCCATACCTCAAACGGGAAAG ATTGCAAAAGATGCCAAAGAATGTGTTCAAGAATGTGTAAGTGAGTTCATCAGCTTTATTACATCTGAAGCAAGTGAAAGATGCCATCAAGAGAAACGGAAGACAATCAATGGAGAAGATATTCTCTTTGCCATGTCTACCTTAGGCTTCGACAGTTATGTAGAACCTCTGAAGTTATACCTTCAGAAGTTCAGAGAG GCtatgaaaggagagaaaggaattgGTGGAGCAGTCACAGCTACAGATGGACTAAGTGAAGAACTTACAGAGGAGGCATTTA ctAACCAGTTACCAGCTGGCTTAATAACTGCAGATGGTCAGCAACAAAATGTTATGGTTTACACAACATCATATCAACAG ATTTCTGGTGTTCAACAAATTCAGTTTTCATGA